One region of Opitutaceae bacterium genomic DNA includes:
- a CDS encoding VPDSG-CTERM sorting domain-containing protein, with translation MTISHFKISRSFAALAMAAAFASTGIGATLKISTNAYSNGNGLGGGSYTISNSSLDTSAYAPVSLVGGAGTFESFCLEYTEYFSPGSTYNYTISGAATAGSGGAVGGQDPISMGTAWLYSQFASGTLSGFDYGSGRKTSNNDLQLAFWFFEDETPLISSYGSYGTGSGNVFLNAAVTYFGSVANAKADSNGAYGVKVLNLTDDSGHNKQSQLYVSVPDAASTLGLLGLGLAAIAGIRRLSRRRE, from the coding sequence ATGACCATTTCTCATTTCAAGATCTCACGGTCCTTCGCCGCGCTCGCCATGGCAGCGGCATTCGCATCAACCGGCATCGGCGCAACGCTAAAGATTTCAACCAACGCGTACTCAAACGGCAATGGCTTGGGAGGGGGCTCCTACACGATCAGCAATTCGTCTTTGGACACCTCAGCCTATGCTCCCGTAAGTCTTGTTGGAGGAGCGGGCACATTCGAGTCCTTTTGCCTGGAGTATACGGAGTATTTCAGTCCCGGCTCGACCTACAATTATACCATCTCGGGTGCGGCCACGGCCGGCAGCGGTGGGGCCGTGGGCGGGCAGGATCCAATATCCATGGGAACGGCTTGGCTGTATTCGCAGTTCGCGAGTGGCACCCTGAGCGGATTCGACTATGGGTCCGGTCGGAAGACGAGTAACAACGATCTGCAGCTCGCGTTTTGGTTCTTTGAAGATGAGACCCCGCTCATTTCGAGTTATGGCTCGTACGGCACGGGAAGCGGAAACGTGTTTCTAAATGCCGCCGTGACGTATTTTGGTTCGGTCGCCAATGCCAAGGCTGATTCCAATGGCGCCTACGGAGTGAAGGTCCTCAATCTCACCGACGACAGCGGCCACAACAAACAGTCGCAGCTCTACGTTTCGGTGCCCGATGCGGCGTCAACGCTGGGCCTTCTTGGCCTCGGACTCGCAGCCATCGCCGGAATCCGGCGCCTGAGCAGGCGTCGCGAGTAA